GATTCTAACTCCATACCAAGGAAAGAACAATTAGCATGTTATTTTTTAGTGGTGTTGGACATTTTAATTGTGACCTTGCTTTGCATCATCTAATGCTTTTATTTACTATTCTGTGCAGTGATATGTGTGCTCAACATGGCAAAGTAGGCATTTTCAATAACGATGGGAAAAACTGATGCAGGCTAATGCAAGGGGTTCTGGCATAGTTGATGTAAGCTGAAGCTGGGGGTTCTGGCATATGATGAGAATTGGATGGTAGGAAATTCGCTTctatttattttcttaaaaatctGTGTGAATTTTCTACTCATGAGATTTTTTCTACCAGAAAGAAAGGGAGTTTGTAATGCAGggacaagtggttaattgtcctgcatcaatttggAATTTAGTTCTGTCAATCAATTTATCGTTCTCTGGTCAGATAGGTGATGGATTTTAATTAAGCAGAAGATAGAGTTGTAGATGAAGGTCTTAAGTCGAACCAGAAGATGGAGTgaaataaaattatatgataaatacTTTAGATGAAGCGGAGCAGTTTGCTGAATGTTCAATCTGGAAAGAATTGGTCCGAACTATTAAGTTGTCAAAATTCAAAATTGGCTAAAACTTAATTTGTAGTCTAACATCGATGTTCTGAACACATCTTAATGGTTCAGATTGTGATTTTGATCAAAGGATCATAAAGATTTGATCACCCCTCCCCCTCCAAACAGAAAGACGAGGACAAAAAATCATCAGCCCAGTAGTTGTATCTATTTGTGTCAGTTGTGGCTCACAATAAAACCCTTATTTAGAAGCTTACTGGTTTTGCATTGATTGCTTGCCAAAATGTATAAGCTAAAAAAAAAGTTCTCAAATATTCTTTTGCAGGGAAGGCATTGTCATGGAGAGCTGGGGAATTTACACCAGGTTATGTCATGGTAATTAAAAGCATACATATTCTTCCCATGTTTATCTTAGATTGACATTAATTACTTTGCTATTAACACACATGTAGATTGGAGTAATACCTTGGTTAGTATGGACGGCACGAGTGAGCAAGTTCCTTTAACCAGCCTGGAGTTGAATAAGGCTCCTTTAACCTCCTTGAAGAGATTTTGTTTATTTCTTCATTTTGGTGGGCATGgtggctttattattattatttattaaatcAACTTGGTGAACTTTCACTAATTCAATAGTAGCCTTGATAATTTCATACAGCTTTTGGAATTTTTATATTTGTAACATCAACAAAAAAAATTCCCCTACTAGAAAGTATTTAATTCAAGCATATTGTAGGAATCTTGCCATTGCAAACATATTGGTTGGATCTTCTTGTAATGTTCCAAAATTTATTCCTTTCATGAATAAGAACAGGCATTAGCAGAACTCATCATCTATTTTTCTGTCCATTGGTTTTGTCTATCTCATGATAAGCAGGTCTTAAATATGCTTTGCTGCTGGGTCGAAGATCCAAATTCTGAGGCATGCAAGTTGCACCTGCCAAGGATTTTTGACTATTTGTGGCTTGTAGAAGATGGCATGAAAATGCAGGTCAGGAAATAAAATAAACCACCTTTACTTTTATGTAGTGGCATTTTGTCTTTGTTTTTATCCAGTGTCAATTGAATCTGGGTTTCTCACAGGTGTTCAAAATCTAAAACCATTTATAGTTCAGTGCATAAGTGGTCATcggcataaattttttttttgttttttttctggAGGACATTTGATTCAAAACTCACTTATTGATTGTGGTTAACTGCAGGGTTATAATAGCAGTCAATTATGGGACACTGCTTTCACTGTTCAGGCAATAATCTCAACTAGCCTTCTTGAGGAATTTGGTCCAACTCTTAAGAAAGCGCATGAGTACATAAAGAATTCGCAGGTTTCATTATATTACTTTGGGAGCAGTAgttttctactctctctctctctctctctctctctctctctctctctctctctctctctcagtaaaTTTTTTAAAGTCAAGTTGTTTTTGGATATCTTGACCGTGGTCCTCCCCTACTTTTTCCTATGACCTGTTCCACTTtgtttttgaaggttttgaaGACTGCCCTGGTGATCTTAGTTTCTGGTATTGTCACGTTTCTAAAGGTGCATGGCCTTTCTCAACTAGAgatcatggatggcccatatcagaTTGCACTGCAGAAGGTTTAAAGGTAATTATACACACTCTTGTGTATCTGATTGATTAGGTGCAGGCTTCACTCTTGTGCAGGCTTCACATTTCTAAAGGTGCATGGCCTTTCTGCTTGTGCAGGCTTCACTCTTGTTGTCGCAGATTCCATTAAAAACTGTTGGTGAACCAATCGATGCAAACAGATTGTACGACGCGGTGAATGTCATTCTTtcactacatctctctctctctctctctctctctctctctctctctctctctctctcacacacacacacacacacacacacacacacccacccacagaAGCAAACTAATCCGTTAGGATTGTCCCATTGGGGTGatttttgggtgtggcccatccagcATTGGAATCATCAGATCAACAGTGTGGATCACCAAATGACAGGGCCCATCCTCAGGTCGTGTATCATGTAGTTCCTTGCCAAGATGTTTTACCGATGAAAGCTAGTTAATTCCATGGATTGTTTAAATATTTGGAGTTTTTCAATTGTCTCCTTACTTTCAAAGCTATTTTCATGCTACACAGGTTTAAatgtttaattccatgcattgtttaaatattttaagtttATTTCATTGTCTCCTTACTTTCAAAGCTATTTTAATTCCACACACGTTTAAatgttttaagttttagtttcagcATGGAGATCTGTATAGGAAGAAATGAGAGCGATTTTCAGTTGTTTGATGAGTAcgaatcaatttttcaattgcTTAGAGCTCAATTCTTCTGTATTTGTTTTTAAAATGTGGGTTCTACATGGGTTGTAGGAATTCGGATGCCAAGAAGACATGATGTTCTGTGGTGTATTTGATGGCCATGGCCCTTGGGGACACTATGTAGCAAAAAGGGTCAGAGAATCACTGCCATTGTCTCTGCTTTGCAATTGGCAGGAGAATCTTGCTATGAGCTCAATTACATCAGAATTCCTTTTGGAATCTAATAAAATGCTTAATCGATTTGACATttggaaggaatcctatttgagaACTTATTGAAATGAGTGATTCACTTGGGCAAATGAATCATGACCTTGAAGGTTTGAAGAGTGATTTGAATGAAGTTACTAAGGGTAGGGATTGCCTTGATTCTGAGGTACTTGTCTTGAAAGAGCAGCTAGAAATGGCACAAGCTATTGCTGAAGAAAATGAAGCAATTGCTACAGAAGCTCGACAGGTGCTTGCTGATTCTTTTTATCATTACCTTATTTCTGATTTTTTACCCTACTTGTGTCATGTTTAATTCTCAATGTTTTCCCTTTCGATCTCAGATGGCTGAGGCAAGGAAGAACTATgccgaagaggaggaggaggtgaAGCTATTAGAGAAGTCTGTGGAAGAGCTAGAATATACCATAAATGTATTGGAAAACAGGGTCAGCTCATCAATGGTTACTAGGATATATTCGGAACGTTTCCTGTATTAGCTTTAATTCACTTAATAGTTTTCTTAAGTAGCTtttactttccatttcttttaggGGGAGCTTGTCAAAGGGGAGGCGGCAAGGCAACGGTTGCAGAGAGAGGAGCTAGAAGGGGACCCtactgaaacagttcatgtgaAAGGCTATGTGGTAGTTCATGTGCAattgtattttgttttgaaaactttaaatagaccattaattgttttgttgatattgtgttgattgttgtcttgatgaatgttaaatgggtgaaatatgcaTAGGTTCAATCATTTATTGATTATGATATTTTTAGCTTTAGATGATAGAGAAATGAGGTCAAAAAccgaatttagcctcggttgatgccaaaagaggctaaatccatctttcgTCTCGGTTTTGCCTCGGTTAcataaactgagactacaactcccgtggctaaaggctttagcctcggttattgagaactgaggttaaaaatagttttagcttcggttggaggcaactAAGgttaaatttggatttagtctcggtTGGAAATAATGGAGGCTATAATTTTGATTTAGCTTCATTtcaagaaaactgaagctaaaaagaattttttagcctcacttgaagaaccgaggctataaaagtcattttagcctcggttgctaaaactgaagctaaagcctttagccacgggggtttcaacctcggtttggataaatgaggcaaaactgaggttaaaggttttagcctcagttttgaacctttttagccacagttttgaaccaaggctaaagcTCCCTTTTCTGGTAGtgctccgtccatctgttatgcCAGATCATGCTATGATCATATCATAAAAACCAGGTAGATGCaaaattcaagtagaccacaatgcaggaaacagtggaagaaATAATATGACATGCGGCTGACATTCAACAGTATACGCAGGCTTTCACTtccaaaaagtgggcccatgactgGGTAATCAAGACCATTGGTCCCTCTTTCCACCTTGGACTACCCCCATGTACGAAAGTCCTGCTCCACGACAGGACCGGTTTGGGTTGGGCCCGCACTGTCCTGAGCCTAGCAAGTGGACCCAAGGCCACACCTGAATATTGGTTGGGCTCAAACCTGACTCAGCTCATCGCCTCATACATTGATCAAATCCTGTTCATTGGTACCCACACGAACATTTCTAATCCATCTGttgcccaagtgggccacacttgcatgaAGTAACGTAtatcaagaaaaatgaaaaccaatggtctagatgCGATATGCTTGTGTATCCTAACCGATGATTTCAATGGTATGTATGTGGGATAGATCATAGATTACATTTACCAAGTGGGCCAAAATGACTTGATCTCAAATCCCAACCTTTTAACTTATGGGGCCTAAGCATGGTAGGCCCCAGTTTTTCCCAACAGGCTAGCTGACCAGTTCAAGCCCGGTCCAAAGCTGGTCCTGGCTCGTGGACTGAGCCCCTTCCACCCCAACCCAAAAGAGAGCGGACGCAGATCATGAGGTGTTGCCCACACCACCCCCGGCCCAGCGGTTGAGGTGGATGTGttgggcactgtggggcccaccatgatgtatgtgttttatattcaggCCGTCCAACTgttttgtcatctcattttaggacatgaaaccaaaaataaagtaggtccaaagcccaaatggaccacacgacaataaacaatggtcattgaacgcccaccattaaaaacttttggggagccacgctgatattcgtgtttttccttcatgcaggtgtgtctgacctaatcaacaggttggatggcaaataaacattatcatgAGCCCCAggatggtttcaacagtgggtctcattatctccactgtcttATGTGGCGTGGATCTATTGATGGCGTTCATAAAACACATAttaccaccatgatatatgggtttaatccacactgtccatccattttaccatatcattttagtatataagctcaaaaatgagctagatctaaGGCTCTAGTggagcacaccataggaaacagccgtgatgatgacacccaccgttgaaaccttcttaatgcctattgttatgggaaaatataATCCGACCACCTTCAAGGATAGCTCGACCCGTCCACCTTCAAGAACGGCTCGGACCAACCACCTTTAAGGTCAACGAATGTTTTTCCCCGAAACTCTTTACCTAGGAAAACTGGCATGAAGCTGACGCCCATTCCCACAAACATAGCTCTCGGTAGGATGTGACCCCGAGTTCCTGTTCACCCACACTCACCAGAAACTAGATGACCTGATGAGATTAAGAGGCTATCGAGAACAACTAGATTCGACAAGAGATCAGGTTCGAACCATAGTTCGAATTGATTTAGTCGTGATTAGATTAGCTTGGGTCATCATCGACCGTACAATGGAGCTCAATTCCGATAAGCTTGGTCCGAGTCGTCTTTGGCCGCTCGACAGAGCTCGGCTTAGATGAGCTCGGTTCGGATCATCGTCAGTCCCCCAAGGGAGCCTAACCAGATCGGCTTGACGCAAGACTCCCTTCCCACTAACGCACGACGAAAGTAACCGCCCGACGCACGATTATAGGGTAACCTACAACATTCATCGTTCGCGCACATCTCGCCTAATGATTGAGTTCGTGCCTAAGATTATGGGCCATCCTGCCCTGTGAACGCTATAAATAGAAGACCTATTTacagtgaaaggtacgcaaaaactctcaCCCAAAAACCTCTCTACGCGACTAGACCTAGAGTcttagcctaactttggcattagagggtcccctgatctatccagggtctcctttgtcttcttcctgtgcaggtgctCGAAACTCAAAAGAGAGCGGTCTAGATTTTTGAATCAACACCTATCGCGATGGTTAattttcatctaacctattcataaggtcacataaatctagatgagggaaaacaaaaatatcagcttcatctaaaacttctatggcctcaaaAAACCTTCAATATAAGTGTTTAAACCTCActacgtggtccacttaagctttaaatCTGCCTAATTATTTCAGCTTATGCCCTTAAAAGAagtagaaaaatggatagactggataaaacccatacatc
This DNA window, taken from Magnolia sinica isolate HGM2019 chromosome 14, MsV1, whole genome shotgun sequence, encodes the following:
- the LOC131225743 gene encoding kinesin-like protein KIN-12F, producing the protein MSDSLGQMNHDLEGLKSDLNEVTKGRDCLDSEVLVLKEQLEMAQAIAEENEAIATEARQMAEARKNYAEEEEEVKLLEKSVEELEYTINVLENRGELVKGEAARQRLQREELEGDPTETVHVKGYVVVHVQLYFVLKTLNRPLIVLLILC